The following coding sequences lie in one Haloarcula marina genomic window:
- a CDS encoding Zn-ribbon domain-containing OB-fold protein — translation MTDDTDHTDARTDTEPPRKTVSVPDTIEMPRLMDFYDLQDADHTRIHEFYDRLRDGSLSTTECQDCGERHFPPRVVCPECTSDNLEYVSLPHDGTLFAFSAVRGSGPVGMDTPFVTGVVDLDGVDIQLSARIDDVDYDDLSIGDPVTLQVVDIDGPTDQDRVFYRFTLRSDTA, via the coding sequence ATGACTGACGACACCGACCACACCGACGCACGCACCGATACCGAACCGCCACGGAAGACGGTCTCCGTGCCGGACACTATCGAGATGCCGCGTCTGATGGACTTCTACGATCTGCAGGACGCCGACCACACGAGGATTCACGAGTTCTACGACCGCCTCCGTGACGGGTCGCTATCTACGACGGAGTGCCAGGACTGCGGCGAGCGTCACTTTCCGCCGCGTGTCGTGTGTCCGGAGTGTACGAGCGACAACCTAGAATACGTCTCGTTGCCTCACGACGGCACGCTGTTCGCGTTCTCCGCCGTTCGGGGGAGCGGCCCGGTCGGGATGGATACGCCGTTCGTCACGGGCGTCGTGGACTTGGACGGCGTCGACATCCAGTTGTCGGCACGCATCGACGACGTCGACTACGACGACCTCTCCATCGGCGACCCCGTAACGCTGCAAGTCGTGGACATCGACGGCCCGACTGACCAAGACAGGGTGTTTTATCGATTCACATTGCGGAGTGACACAGCATGA
- a CDS encoding FAD-binding and (Fe-S)-binding domain-containing protein, producing MRDDDSDAATDGGVQLAPTASDERADYDYVGGSVERPGLVSDLEARADGEVRFDTYTRQLYATDASAYEVTPIGVVFPTSTADVARVVTYCAEREIPILPRGGGTSLAGQTVNEAVVLDFTRHMDSVRSLNPEDREARVQAGTVLADLNDRAAQYDLTFGPDPAAGNRSAIGGAIGNNSTGAHSLVYEKTDHYIEECEVVLADGTVTTFGEVPVEELRERADSETDDLEARIAAGVVSLLDDHAEEVAERYPELKRNVSGYNLDRLIAEYEGEYGKAGTVNLARLLAGSEGTLAVVTEATVSLEPIPETKAVALLTYDSVVEAVSDVQHVLDHGPAAVELIDDVLIDLASDTTEFADVAAKLPDRTRAALLVEFYAEDDDHGREQVAGLLADRVPDGAGDETDADHYAFDALEAYDADERTEIWKLRKSGLPILLGRTSDAKHISFLEDCAIPPEHLPEFVSEFQDVLEENGTFASFYAHAGPGVLHVRPLVNTKSQADLDAMENIGEAVTDLVVEFGGSVSGEHGDGRARTQWNRKLYGERLWEAFRDLKTAFDPDWLLNPGQVCGDVSLTENLRFDPEYEFNAGFDSALSWDNENGMQGMVELCHGCGGCRTQQSEGGVMCPTFRAADEEITATRGRANMLRQAMSGDLPDDPTDDEFVSEVMDLCIGCKGCAHDCPSEVDMAKLKVEVEHAHHQEHGASLRERVFANVDTLARVGSALAPLSNLGPKLPGARAVMEKTLGIARERSLPTFERESLQDWFAARGPKVSAAEADRKAVLFPDTYTNFSHPAVGKAAVRVLEAANVHVDVADVTDSGRPAYSKGFVDATRETAREAVESLAPRVADGWDVVLVEPSDAVMLQSDYLDLLSGDEVETLAANSYGVCEYLDTFRLDENLAVDAPGRSLAYHGHCHQKATKKDHHAVGVLRRTGYEVDPLDSGCCGMAGSFGYEAEHHAMSMTIGETLEEQVSESEARAVVAPGASCRTQLTDLAVDTDGAFAGVDRDGPPTPIEAVDAALTAGDR from the coding sequence ATGCGCGACGACGATAGCGACGCCGCCACAGACGGCGGTGTCCAACTCGCCCCAACGGCGAGCGACGAGCGAGCGGACTACGACTACGTTGGCGGGTCCGTAGAGCGCCCGGGTCTCGTCTCAGACCTCGAAGCCCGAGCCGACGGCGAGGTCCGATTCGACACGTATACTCGCCAACTCTACGCGACGGATGCCAGCGCCTACGAGGTGACCCCCATCGGGGTCGTCTTTCCAACCTCCACGGCCGACGTGGCGAGAGTCGTCACGTACTGCGCCGAGCGCGAGATACCCATTCTCCCACGCGGCGGCGGGACGAGTCTCGCTGGACAGACCGTCAACGAGGCGGTCGTGCTGGACTTCACCCGGCACATGGACAGCGTCCGCTCGCTGAACCCCGAGGACCGCGAGGCCCGCGTACAGGCCGGGACGGTGCTCGCCGACCTCAACGACAGGGCGGCCCAGTACGACCTGACGTTCGGTCCGGACCCCGCCGCCGGAAACCGAAGCGCCATCGGCGGTGCTATCGGGAACAACTCGACCGGCGCACACTCGCTCGTGTACGAGAAGACCGACCACTACATCGAGGAGTGCGAGGTGGTTCTCGCCGATGGTACCGTCACCACGTTCGGCGAAGTGCCCGTTGAGGAACTCCGAGAGCGGGCCGATTCCGAGACCGACGACCTCGAAGCACGTATCGCCGCGGGCGTCGTCTCGCTGCTGGACGACCACGCCGAGGAGGTGGCCGAGCGCTACCCGGAACTCAAACGCAACGTCTCCGGATACAACCTCGACCGGCTCATCGCCGAGTACGAGGGCGAGTACGGCAAGGCGGGGACGGTCAACCTCGCCCGACTGCTCGCCGGGAGCGAGGGGACGCTTGCCGTCGTCACCGAGGCGACCGTCTCGCTCGAACCGATTCCCGAGACGAAGGCGGTGGCACTGCTGACCTACGACAGCGTCGTCGAAGCGGTTAGCGACGTGCAACACGTCCTCGACCACGGCCCCGCGGCGGTCGAACTCATCGACGACGTGCTCATCGACCTCGCGTCGGACACGACGGAGTTCGCCGACGTGGCCGCCAAACTTCCCGACCGGACGCGGGCCGCCCTGCTGGTGGAGTTCTACGCCGAGGACGACGACCACGGCCGTGAGCAGGTCGCGGGCCTACTGGCCGACCGAGTGCCAGACGGTGCAGGCGACGAGACGGACGCCGACCACTACGCCTTCGACGCACTGGAGGCCTACGATGCCGACGAACGCACGGAGATATGGAAACTCCGGAAGTCGGGCCTCCCGATTCTACTCGGCCGGACGAGCGACGCCAAGCACATCAGTTTCCTCGAAGACTGCGCCATCCCACCGGAACACCTCCCTGAGTTCGTCAGCGAGTTCCAGGACGTACTGGAAGAGAACGGCACGTTCGCGTCCTTCTACGCGCACGCCGGGCCGGGCGTGTTGCACGTGCGCCCGCTGGTGAACACGAAGTCGCAAGCGGACCTCGACGCGATGGAGAACATCGGGGAGGCCGTCACCGACCTCGTCGTCGAGTTCGGCGGGTCCGTCTCCGGCGAACACGGCGACGGCCGTGCGCGCACCCAGTGGAACCGGAAACTGTACGGCGAACGGCTCTGGGAGGCGTTCCGGGACCTGAAGACCGCGTTCGACCCCGATTGGTTGCTCAACCCCGGACAGGTCTGTGGCGACGTGTCCCTGACCGAGAACCTGCGGTTCGACCCCGAGTACGAGTTCAACGCCGGGTTCGACTCGGCGCTTTCGTGGGACAACGAGAACGGGATGCAGGGGATGGTCGAACTCTGTCACGGGTGTGGCGGGTGTCGCACCCAGCAGTCCGAGGGCGGCGTGATGTGTCCGACGTTCCGGGCGGCCGACGAGGAGATTACGGCCACGCGGGGGCGCGCCAACATGCTCCGACAGGCGATGAGCGGCGACCTCCCGGACGACCCCACCGACGACGAGTTCGTCTCGGAGGTGATGGACCTCTGTATCGGCTGTAAGGGCTGTGCGCACGACTGTCCGAGCGAAGTCGACATGGCGAAACTGAAAGTCGAAGTCGAACATGCCCACCATCAGGAGCATGGTGCCAGTCTCCGCGAACGCGTGTTCGCCAACGTCGACACGCTGGCACGCGTCGGGAGCGCGCTCGCTCCGCTCTCGAACCTCGGGCCGAAACTCCCCGGGGCGCGCGCGGTGATGGAGAAGACCCTAGGCATCGCCCGCGAGCGCTCGTTGCCGACGTTCGAACGCGAGAGCTTACAGGACTGGTTCGCGGCCCGGGGTCCGAAGGTGTCGGCCGCCGAGGCCGACCGCAAGGCCGTACTGTTCCCGGACACGTACACGAACTTCAGCCACCCCGCTGTCGGAAAAGCGGCGGTTCGGGTCCTCGAAGCGGCGAACGTCCACGTCGACGTGGCCGACGTGACCGATAGCGGGCGACCCGCGTACTCGAAAGGGTTCGTCGACGCAACCCGTGAGACGGCACGCGAGGCCGTTGAGTCGCTGGCCCCTCGCGTCGCCGACGGGTGGGACGTGGTCCTCGTCGAACCGAGCGACGCGGTGATGCTCCAGTCCGACTATCTGGACCTGTTGTCGGGGGACGAGGTGGAAACGCTCGCGGCCAACAGTTACGGCGTCTGCGAGTACCTCGATACGTTCAGACTGGACGAGAACCTCGCCGTGGACGCCCCCGGCCGCTCGCTGGCGTACCACGGGCACTGTCACCAGAAGGCGACGAAGAAGGACCACCACGCCGTCGGCGTCCTCCGTCGCACGGGCTACGAGGTGGACCCGCTGGACTCCGGGTGCTGTGGGATGGCCGGGAGTTTCGGCTACGAGGCCGAACACCACGCGATGAGCATGACCATCGGCGAGACGCTGGAGGAACAGGTGAGCGAGAGCGAGGCGAGGGCGGTCGTCGCACCGGGGGCCTCCTGCCGGACGCAACTGACCGACTTGGCCGTCGACACCGACGGAGCGTTTGCGGGCGTCGACCGGGACGGACCGCCGACACCGATAGAGGCTGTCGACGCCGCGCTGACTGCGGGCGACCGCTGA
- a CDS encoding thiolase C-terminal domain-containing protein, with translation MTRTAAIVGGGHADWGQREATWKDLTQEAGKAAFDDVDGITPSDVEGLFVGAVQPERFAFQSHVAPLAAELLGIDVTKMISRTELACASGQAALRYAWLAIASGQLDVALVLGVEKMNLGDDYIEETQAGMTNVLDREFDGVNGLNAPSFFSMFAQRHMREYGTTREQLAKVSVKNKRHAANNPYAQFRQEVSVDDVLDSYPVAPPLCLLDCSGLTDGAAGLLLVSEEKAREITDTAAYVTGSGQACMASNSINNLPSMSAWPQATVAAEEAYDQAGIDDPVAELDVAEIHDCFSISEIIEYEDLGWVEKGEGGQFIEDGRSELDGDIAVNPRGGLLGCGHPLGATGVSQALEVYKQFAGKVESSRQVPDSPETGLIHNLSGSGSVHSVMTLARDPQ, from the coding sequence ATGACCCGGACTGCTGCAATCGTCGGCGGCGGTCACGCCGACTGGGGGCAACGCGAGGCCACGTGGAAAGACCTCACACAGGAGGCCGGAAAAGCCGCCTTCGACGACGTAGACGGAATCACCCCCAGCGATGTCGAAGGACTGTTCGTCGGCGCGGTGCAACCCGAGCGATTCGCGTTCCAGAGTCATGTCGCCCCGTTGGCCGCGGAGCTGCTCGGTATCGACGTCACGAAGATGATCTCACGCACCGAACTGGCGTGCGCGAGCGGGCAGGCGGCACTCCGGTACGCGTGGCTCGCTATTGCCAGCGGCCAGTTGGACGTTGCACTTGTGCTTGGCGTCGAGAAGATGAATCTCGGTGATGACTATATCGAGGAGACGCAGGCGGGCATGACGAACGTGCTTGACCGCGAATTCGACGGCGTCAACGGCCTGAACGCCCCCTCGTTCTTCTCGATGTTCGCCCAGCGCCACATGCGTGAGTACGGCACCACCCGGGAACAGCTCGCAAAGGTGAGTGTAAAGAACAAGCGCCACGCCGCGAACAACCCCTACGCTCAGTTCCGGCAGGAAGTCAGCGTCGACGACGTACTGGACTCCTATCCGGTCGCGCCGCCGCTGTGCCTGTTGGACTGCAGCGGCCTCACGGACGGTGCCGCTGGTCTGCTGCTCGTCAGCGAGGAGAAGGCACGCGAAATCACAGACACCGCGGCGTACGTCACGGGCAGCGGCCAGGCCTGCATGGCGAGCAACTCCATCAACAACCTGCCATCGATGTCCGCGTGGCCGCAGGCTACCGTCGCCGCAGAGGAAGCATACGACCAGGCTGGCATCGATGACCCGGTGGCCGAACTGGACGTCGCCGAGATTCACGACTGCTTCTCCATCAGCGAGATCATCGAGTACGAGGACCTCGGCTGGGTCGAGAAAGGTGAGGGCGGCCAGTTCATCGAAGACGGCCGCAGCGAACTCGACGGCGACATCGCCGTCAACCCCCGTGGGGGGCTCTTAGGCTGTGGTCACCCGCTCGGCGCGACCGGCGTCTCGCAGGCGCTGGAAGTGTACAAGCAGTTTGCGGGTAAGGTCGAATCCAGCCGTCAGGTGCCCGACAGCCCGGAGACCGGACTCATCCACAACCTCAGCGGTAGCGGGAGCGTACACAGCGTGATGACGCTCGCGAGGGATCCACAATGA
- a CDS encoding 3-hydroxyacyl-CoA dehydrogenase/enoyl-CoA hydratase family protein, translating to MRESDISEVAVLGAGSMGHGIAELAAIASYDVVLRDIEANLVDDGLEQIEWSLGKLEEKGKIDEPADDVRARIVGETDLETAVADADLVIEAIPENLDLKRETFAEVDEYAPDHAILASNTSGLSITEIGAATDRPEQVAGAHFFNPPVKMDLVEVVHGERTSEGTLATVHEFVADLGKRAIDVKRDVHGFIVNNVMLPFIEEGAWMLADGSADIRQADAAMVYTRGYPMGPFELADYTGIDIAYHFREDTDLDSPPTIAEKVEADDLGKKTGRGFYDWEADGPDYEPGDGEGFDTLRVEARMVNEAARLVGNDVATPDDIDLGSRLGARFPEGVCRLGDQIGLDSVLDKLRTLHEETGAQRYAPADYLVELVEAGETGVDAGVGFHEYRGDGPYQYINKSLDDRGVLEIEFDRPERLNAFSETMFGEVEAALGNADTDAVSCVVFSGAGEDAFSSGADITGFMTSEPTELMDVDETIRAIDEFERPTVARIDGFCLGAGFEIALACDLRIATEDSVFGSPEINLGLIPGGGGTQRLTRIVGEGRAKELVFRGEQISAERAEDWGLLNRAVPESDFEETVAQFVDDLANGPRTALKVAKRVIDDGQDASLDTGLDVESQGFGLLTTTDDMVEGVTAFRDDREPEFE from the coding sequence ATGAGAGAGAGTGACATATCTGAGGTGGCCGTGCTCGGCGCGGGGAGCATGGGGCACGGTATCGCCGAACTCGCCGCTATTGCGAGCTACGACGTGGTACTTCGGGACATCGAAGCGAATCTCGTCGACGATGGCCTCGAACAGATCGAGTGGAGCCTCGGCAAACTCGAAGAGAAGGGCAAAATCGACGAACCGGCCGACGACGTGCGCGCCCGTATCGTTGGCGAGACGGACCTCGAAACCGCCGTCGCCGACGCGGACCTCGTCATCGAGGCGATTCCCGAAAACCTCGACCTGAAGCGCGAGACGTTCGCCGAAGTCGACGAGTACGCGCCTGACCACGCCATCTTGGCGTCGAACACGTCCGGCCTGAGCATCACCGAAATCGGGGCCGCAACCGACCGCCCCGAACAGGTCGCTGGCGCGCACTTCTTCAATCCGCCGGTGAAGATGGACCTCGTCGAGGTCGTCCACGGCGAACGCACCAGCGAGGGTACGCTGGCTACCGTCCACGAGTTTGTGGCCGACCTCGGGAAGCGCGCTATCGACGTCAAGCGAGACGTTCACGGGTTCATCGTCAACAACGTCATGCTGCCGTTCATCGAGGAGGGTGCGTGGATGCTCGCAGACGGCAGCGCTGACATCCGCCAAGCGGACGCCGCCATGGTGTACACGCGCGGCTACCCGATGGGGCCGTTCGAACTCGCTGACTACACTGGCATCGACATCGCGTATCACTTCCGCGAAGACACCGACCTCGACTCTCCGCCTACCATCGCCGAGAAGGTCGAGGCAGACGACCTCGGGAAGAAGACCGGGCGCGGGTTCTACGACTGGGAGGCTGACGGCCCCGACTACGAACCGGGCGACGGCGAGGGCTTCGACACGCTCCGCGTGGAGGCCCGGATGGTCAACGAGGCCGCGCGCCTCGTCGGCAACGACGTCGCAACGCCGGACGACATCGACCTCGGAAGCAGACTGGGCGCGCGCTTCCCGGAGGGCGTCTGCCGACTCGGCGACCAGATCGGTCTCGACAGCGTCCTCGACAAACTCCGGACGCTCCACGAGGAGACGGGCGCACAGCGGTACGCGCCTGCCGACTACCTCGTCGAACTCGTCGAGGCGGGCGAGACAGGCGTCGACGCCGGTGTGGGCTTTCACGAGTATCGCGGCGACGGTCCCTACCAGTACATCAATAAGTCGCTCGACGACCGCGGCGTCCTCGAAATCGAATTCGACCGTCCGGAGCGGCTGAACGCGTTCTCCGAGACGATGTTCGGCGAAGTCGAGGCCGCTCTCGGGAACGCCGACACCGACGCGGTGTCCTGCGTCGTGTTCTCTGGTGCTGGCGAGGACGCGTTCAGTTCCGGCGCGGACATCACCGGCTTCATGACCTCCGAACCGACCGAACTGATGGATGTCGACGAGACTATCCGCGCCATCGACGAGTTCGAGCGCCCCACTGTCGCCCGCATCGACGGCTTTTGTCTGGGTGCTGGCTTCGAAATCGCGCTGGCCTGTGACCTCCGCATTGCCACCGAGGACTCCGTGTTCGGCTCGCCGGAGATAAACCTCGGACTGATTCCGGGCGGAGGCGGCACTCAGCGCCTCACGCGAATCGTCGGGGAGGGGCGTGCGAAGGAACTCGTCTTCCGCGGCGAGCAGATTTCCGCCGAGCGCGCCGAGGACTGGGGGCTTCTCAATCGCGCCGTTCCGGAGTCCGATTTCGAGGAGACGGTCGCACAGTTCGTCGACGACCTTGCGAACGGCCCACGGACAGCACTGAAGGTCGCCAAGCGGGTCATCGACGACGGACAGGACGCCAGCCTCGACACTGGACTGGACGTCGAGAGTCAGGGCTTCGGCCTGCTGACGACGACGGACGACATGGTCGAGGGCGTGACGGCGTTCAGGGACGACCGCGAACCGGAGTTCGAGTGA
- a CDS encoding DUF3179 domain-containing (seleno)protein yields the protein MTDTTTPDERLQTLVSRLIERDADAHADAIVELTDVGDERVVPHLLEVLVIDAIGNDWAKFGFPAVLRERDPPRYLDLPEVRWPGVTDALAAIAEPDFDSAHAWVEWESWYSQQDIEPLDGFDDWKLRLYRSYLPPVGGLLDCEPREFDLQDMRWGNCDRSFLAALNAPDFVAGDDVDTAGSGGDHERYLDADDTVFGFELDGTAYAVARWVLFPHELMNATLAGVPVSLTYCTLCNAPILYDRRVGEETLTFGSSGMLLSGNKVMYDEETETLWDQHRGTPIGGPHLERDSDLSLDQFAVTQTTWADWKDEYPDTRALDIETGYDYDYSFYEDNVGFFEHYWNREEIVQPGVQRADDRLPEKASVYGIVGSDSGEVWVVPVNELDTDAVLTGTVDGQDVVALLDATGDVAVYEAPPTPIERTDGSLMDTDGEMWTISRNHLRSETGDTRERIAGRHGLWFAFRTHYDVAHVLT from the coding sequence GTGACAGACACGACCACCCCCGACGAGCGGTTGCAGACGCTGGTGAGTCGTCTGATTGAGCGAGATGCTGACGCCCACGCCGACGCCATCGTCGAACTCACAGACGTCGGCGACGAACGCGTCGTCCCGCATCTCCTCGAAGTGCTCGTCATCGATGCCATCGGGAACGACTGGGCCAAGTTCGGCTTTCCTGCCGTCCTCAGGGAACGCGACCCGCCGCGATACCTCGACCTCCCAGAGGTCCGCTGGCCCGGCGTTACGGACGCGCTCGCCGCGATAGCCGAGCCAGATTTCGACTCCGCCCATGCGTGGGTTGAATGGGAATCCTGGTACTCCCAACAAGACATCGAGCCGCTTGACGGCTTCGACGACTGGAAGCTTCGGCTGTACCGCTCGTATCTCCCACCGGTCGGCGGTCTGTTAGACTGCGAGCCACGGGAGTTCGACCTGCAGGACATGCGCTGGGGGAACTGCGACCGGTCGTTCCTCGCGGCGTTGAACGCTCCCGACTTCGTCGCTGGCGACGACGTCGATACCGCAGGCAGCGGCGGGGACCACGAACGATATTTGGACGCGGACGATACCGTCTTCGGCTTCGAACTCGACGGAACCGCTTACGCTGTTGCTCGGTGGGTACTCTTCCCACACGAACTCATGAACGCGACTCTCGCGGGCGTTCCGGTAAGTCTCACCTACTGCACGCTTTGTAACGCGCCGATCCTCTACGACCGGCGCGTCGGTGAGGAGACGCTCACTTTCGGTAGCTCCGGAATGTTGCTGTCGGGTAATAAGGTCATGTACGACGAGGAGACCGAAACGCTGTGGGACCAGCACAGGGGCACCCCTATCGGTGGCCCCCATCTCGAACGTGACTCCGACCTGTCGCTCGACCAGTTTGCCGTTACGCAAACCACGTGGGCCGACTGGAAGGACGAGTACCCCGACACGCGCGCACTGGACATCGAAACCGGTTACGACTACGACTACTCGTTCTACGAAGACAACGTCGGCTTCTTCGAGCACTACTGGAATCGGGAGGAAATCGTTCAGCCGGGCGTCCAGAGAGCCGACGACCGTCTGCCTGAGAAGGCCTCAGTCTACGGAATCGTCGGCAGTGACTCTGGGGAAGTGTGGGTCGTCCCAGTGAACGAGTTGGACACTGATGCTGTCCTGACCGGGACTGTCGACGGACAGGACGTCGTCGCGCTTCTCGACGCCACCGGCGACGTGGCCGTCTACGAGGCCCCGCCGACGCCTATCGAGCGGACCGACGGAAGCCTCATGGATACCGACGGCGAGATGTGGACGATAAGCCGGAACCACCTCCGGAGTGAAACCGGCGACACCCGGGAACGGATCGCTGGCCGCCACGGCCTCTGGTTCGCCTTCAGGACCCACTATGACGTGGCGCACGTACTCACCTGA
- a CDS encoding ABC transporter substrate-binding protein: protein MGKFDSEHGRRSFLKVAGATGLSSLAGCTALNGGGGSDAVTIAAAVPETGRLAPVGNEMLAGYELGVEKLNERDNVDQEVELIVRDDESDPTVLRQQLQQITSNNDVDMIWGSFSSPLVMSASAYAENEGLPFLAVATCYQEPLVSGEKEWTYTPFPKTRDVTRATTGMLEFIPEDDRPQAVGIWEENSGWGAEMAEAWDTKLSDAGYDITMRETYNPGNEDFSTLISQAENAGVEALVACPQPPDGITAMNQLNNSGYMPDFIEFVRAADPQAWWSALGEQGNYVTMCPGWAPGMTGNGNEEFLSTYADRNDGGTPRVMVGVGYNLAQTTEQALAAAENSGPESVRAALDETEFSTVIGDFSFDQYGMPKQGQLSAASAQWWDGEQRLVYPQTEQSADLQFPIE, encoded by the coding sequence ATGGGCAAGTTTGACAGTGAACATGGTCGGCGGTCGTTCCTAAAAGTCGCTGGCGCAACAGGTCTCAGTAGTCTCGCTGGCTGCACCGCCTTAAACGGTGGCGGCGGCTCGGACGCGGTCACTATCGCGGCCGCCGTTCCGGAGACCGGACGGCTGGCCCCGGTCGGCAACGAAATGCTCGCGGGCTACGAACTCGGGGTGGAGAAACTCAACGAGCGGGACAACGTCGACCAGGAGGTCGAACTCATCGTCAGAGACGACGAAAGCGACCCGACGGTGCTCCGCCAGCAACTCCAACAGATCACCAGCAACAACGACGTCGACATGATCTGGGGGAGTTTCTCCAGCCCGCTCGTCATGTCGGCGTCGGCGTACGCAGAGAACGAGGGGTTGCCGTTCCTCGCGGTCGCCACCTGTTACCAAGAGCCCCTCGTCTCCGGGGAGAAAGAGTGGACGTATACGCCGTTTCCGAAAACGCGCGATGTCACGCGTGCGACGACAGGGATGCTCGAATTCATCCCGGAGGACGACCGACCGCAGGCGGTCGGTATCTGGGAGGAGAACTCCGGCTGGGGTGCCGAGATGGCTGAAGCTTGGGACACGAAGCTCTCGGACGCGGGCTACGACATCACGATGCGGGAGACGTACAATCCCGGCAACGAGGACTTCTCGACGCTCATCTCGCAGGCCGAGAACGCAGGGGTCGAGGCGCTCGTCGCGTGCCCGCAGCCGCCGGACGGCATCACCGCGATGAACCAACTGAACAACTCCGGCTACATGCCCGATTTCATCGAGTTCGTACGCGCCGCAGACCCGCAGGCGTGGTGGTCGGCGCTCGGCGAGCAGGGGAACTACGTCACGATGTGCCCGGGCTGGGCACCCGGGATGACCGGAAACGGCAACGAGGAGTTCCTGAGTACGTATGCCGACCGGAACGACGGCGGGACGCCGCGCGTGATGGTCGGCGTCGGCTACAACCTCGCACAGACCACCGAGCAGGCGCTGGCCGCCGCCGAGAACAGCGGCCCCGAGAGCGTGCGGGCGGCGCTCGACGAGACGGAGTTCAGCACGGTCATCGGCGACTTCAGCTTCGACCAGTACGGGATGCCCAAGCAGGGTCAACTCTCGGCCGCGAGCGCGCAGTGGTGGGACGGCGAGCAACGCCTCGTCTACCCGCAAACCGAGCAGTCCGCTGACCTACAGTTCCCCATCGAGTGA